From Kineosporia succinea, the proteins below share one genomic window:
- a CDS encoding tetratricopeptide repeat protein, which yields MLPLESPVAGLPDPGRACSLDEIAAQLRHLKVWAGAPSYDVIAGRVNEARPASERVGRSTVVDCFRAGRRRVDPELLASVVAALHPDPGYVNQWRQALKILAGTADAAHQARVRPGLPEESGTFTGRTEVLDRWRRSAAPFSLTMQGMAGVGKTRLALRLARLLLDDGVVDEAMFVDLRGFHESQAPADPAAVLDGLLRLLGVPGAQVPVRRADRDALYRRRIVGRRLLLVLDDAAHEEQVAPFLPAASGGVVLVTSRRTLTLPGTVNVEVDPFTPAESRAYLREALGLEAADPLVMDRIARRCGHLPLALALAAGRMRARPGWTLSEQADRLDERCRTGRFEPGIALPLEVSYRNLPPAGRRLLRALALHPGPSFDTAAAVALGGQEPAVTTALLNDLTDQHLLRRDPAGRFSFHHLIRTYAAAAGVDEDRRADRRQALDRLLDHCLTTASVDVSRLEPGSGDAAGAEARPGAWTDTELAGLVATAELPASTHDRPDYASDLSVVLHRYLGMRGFVKEALSIHTRAAENADRTRQAAALLQLAMTELRRSGFPEALAHLNRAERIYRHDGDEAGLLTVLSHRALAQIRVGHAQQARYDLVTVLAARRRLGDGPATIRTLHTLAGAEYGLGRYQEAAENLREALTLARHHGDRWLQAVGLCNLGGTELRLGRLDAAATRLEQALDLARRERFVSTEGCALQYLGDLHLERGDHASAETAYRRALPLLTGAGHRSGELSVHIGLGHVALAVGDPDAAVAEFSRADEGARESAVVDIEQQALAQAGLGRALHRLGREPEAARHEQQARRLWARLNQARGADVSGP from the coding sequence GTGCTCCCGTTGGAATCCCCGGTGGCCGGGCTCCCCGATCCCGGCCGGGCCTGTTCGCTCGACGAGATCGCCGCGCAGTTGCGGCATCTCAAGGTGTGGGCCGGTGCTCCCTCGTACGACGTGATCGCCGGTCGCGTGAACGAGGCCCGGCCCGCGTCGGAGCGGGTCGGGCGCTCGACGGTGGTCGACTGCTTCCGGGCCGGGCGCCGCCGGGTCGACCCCGAACTGCTGGCCTCGGTCGTCGCCGCGCTGCATCCCGACCCGGGATACGTGAACCAGTGGCGGCAGGCGCTGAAGATCCTGGCCGGCACGGCGGACGCCGCGCACCAGGCCCGGGTGCGGCCCGGGCTGCCCGAGGAGAGCGGCACTTTCACCGGGCGCACGGAGGTCCTGGACCGGTGGAGGCGTTCGGCCGCGCCGTTCTCGCTGACGATGCAGGGGATGGCCGGGGTCGGCAAGACCCGCCTGGCGCTGCGGCTGGCCCGTCTGCTGCTCGACGACGGGGTCGTGGACGAGGCGATGTTCGTGGATCTGCGCGGCTTCCACGAGTCACAGGCCCCGGCGGACCCGGCGGCGGTGCTGGACGGCCTGCTGCGGTTGCTGGGTGTACCGGGAGCACAGGTCCCGGTGCGCCGGGCGGACCGTGATGCGTTGTACCGCAGGCGGATCGTGGGGCGCCGTCTGCTGCTGGTGCTCGACGACGCGGCGCACGAGGAGCAGGTGGCGCCGTTCCTGCCGGCTGCTTCCGGGGGCGTCGTGCTGGTGACCAGCCGGCGTACCCTGACGCTGCCGGGCACGGTGAACGTGGAGGTGGACCCGTTCACGCCGGCCGAGTCCCGGGCGTACCTGCGGGAGGCGCTGGGGCTCGAGGCCGCCGACCCTCTGGTCATGGATCGGATCGCGCGGCGCTGCGGGCATCTCCCGCTGGCCCTGGCCCTGGCCGCCGGCCGGATGCGCGCCCGGCCCGGGTGGACGCTCAGCGAGCAGGCCGACCGCCTCGACGAGCGTTGCCGGACGGGTCGTTTCGAGCCCGGTATCGCCCTGCCCCTCGAAGTCTCCTACCGCAATCTGCCCCCCGCGGGACGGCGCCTGCTGCGTGCGCTCGCGCTGCACCCGGGGCCCTCGTTCGACACCGCTGCCGCCGTGGCGCTGGGCGGGCAGGAACCCGCCGTCACCACCGCGCTGCTGAACGATCTGACCGACCAGCACCTGCTGCGCCGTGACCCCGCCGGCCGGTTCTCGTTCCACCACCTGATCCGCACCTATGCCGCCGCCGCGGGGGTCGACGAGGATCGCCGCGCCGACCGTCGCCAGGCGCTCGACCGGCTCCTCGACCACTGTCTGACCACCGCGTCCGTCGATGTGAGCCGTCTGGAGCCCGGCTCGGGGGACGCGGCCGGGGCCGAGGCTCGGCCCGGTGCCTGGACCGACACCGAACTGGCCGGCCTCGTGGCCACTGCCGAACTCCCCGCGTCCACCCACGATCGCCCCGACTACGCATCCGACCTCAGCGTCGTGCTGCACCGCTACCTGGGCATGCGCGGTTTCGTGAAGGAGGCGCTGAGCATCCACACCCGTGCCGCCGAGAACGCAGACCGCACACGGCAGGCCGCCGCCCTGCTCCAGCTGGCCATGACCGAGCTACGCCGCTCCGGCTTCCCCGAGGCACTGGCCCATCTGAACCGCGCCGAGCGCATCTACCGCCACGACGGCGACGAGGCCGGGCTGCTCACGGTGCTCTCGCACCGCGCGCTCGCCCAGATCCGCGTCGGCCACGCGCAGCAGGCCCGGTACGACCTGGTGACGGTGCTCGCCGCCCGGCGCCGCCTCGGCGACGGGCCGGCCACGATCCGCACGCTGCACACCCTGGCGGGCGCCGAGTACGGCCTGGGCCGGTACCAGGAGGCGGCCGAGAACCTGCGCGAGGCCCTGACCCTGGCCCGTCATCACGGTGACCGGTGGCTGCAGGCCGTGGGCCTGTGCAACCTCGGCGGTACCGAGCTCCGCCTCGGCCGGCTCGACGCGGCTGCCACCCGTCTCGAGCAGGCCCTCGACCTGGCCCGCCGCGAGCGCTTCGTCAGCACCGAGGGCTGTGCACTGCAGTACCTGGGCGACCTGCACCTGGAACGCGGTGACCACGCGAGCGCCGAGACCGCCTACCGCCGGGCCCTGCCCCTGCTCACCGGGGCCGGACACCGCTCGGGAGAGCTGTCCGTGCACATCGGACTCGGGCACGTGGCACTCGCGGTCGGTGATCCGGACGCGGCTGTCGCGGAGTTCTCCCGCGCCGATGAGGGGGCCCGCGAGAGCGCGGTCGTCGACATCGAGCAGCAGGCTCTGGCCCAGGCCGGTCTCGGCCGGGCCCTGCATCGTCTCGGTCGGGAACCGGAGGCGGCCCGGCACGAGCAGCAGGCCCGGCGGCTCTGGGCCCGGCTCAACCAGGCCCGGGGTGCTGATGTGAGCGGACCGTGA
- a CDS encoding PPC domain-containing protein, which translates to MKVTPQAALGVTAVVAALLAAPLSSPAHGAIDEPEVTRAEQVALDAGLSVAPKAAFGTRPKGVNPYLATVEDESEVDYAGWANYLRAQSDQRQRRLSGTRTVTEGEAADRHGANETPASAQRITGFDSAVRIAGSLSNEPAEPAGRPATAEDDGSITLAGDTGIGGGTRSVKVSATIGDGPHASTGDFDFYRVDVKAGQTLTVDVDTPEGSGLDSVAVVYTQAGAVVASNDDDAQGLDSQLSVPAENDVTYSVLIASSGNLPADPLDPASGDGAVTTGDYDVTITAAVTDTDVYAVPLRAGDVLGASVSGSAGWISVYDTLPQLVQGSGQDTGELHPDDSPLPSGGNASAEHVATTTGWHYVAVTRGSGDYDLQVEAYRPELENSPPTQTLFLDFDGAEVNTAAVWGDLGAGDGFEKAQLSPFSSFLGGWGLTADDEPALIDAITASATENLEHDLAASGLNRNFRLKIVNSKDSPDLWGGKNVSRVIVGGTQAEAGLATIGIAQSIDPGNFATQETALVMQDRYSAPAGPAASLNTYLTADSDKIAFLGQAIGNVVAHEAGHFFGNRHTDNSDDRPNIEDSGGAHYDTKFGVGPDGVGGTADDTDLDFGPDAYAPSEGFTGTQNTLGRIVFALTR; encoded by the coding sequence GTGAAGGTCACGCCCCAGGCGGCCCTCGGTGTGACAGCCGTGGTCGCCGCTCTTCTGGCCGCTCCGCTGAGCAGCCCCGCCCACGGAGCCATCGACGAGCCGGAGGTCACCCGGGCCGAGCAGGTGGCCCTGGACGCTGGGCTCTCGGTGGCGCCCAAGGCCGCGTTCGGCACCCGGCCCAAGGGCGTCAATCCCTATCTGGCCACCGTGGAGGACGAGAGCGAGGTCGACTACGCGGGCTGGGCGAACTACCTGCGGGCCCAGAGCGACCAGCGGCAACGCCGTCTCAGCGGCACCCGCACGGTCACCGAGGGCGAGGCCGCAGACCGCCACGGCGCGAACGAGACCCCGGCCTCGGCGCAGCGCATCACGGGTTTCGACTCGGCGGTCCGGATCGCCGGCTCGCTCAGCAATGAACCGGCGGAACCCGCCGGGCGCCCGGCCACGGCCGAGGACGACGGCTCCATCACCCTGGCCGGGGACACCGGCATCGGTGGTGGCACCAGGAGCGTGAAGGTCTCGGCCACCATCGGTGACGGCCCGCACGCGTCCACCGGCGACTTCGACTTCTACCGCGTCGACGTCAAGGCCGGGCAGACCCTCACCGTCGACGTCGACACCCCCGAGGGCAGTGGCCTCGACTCGGTCGCGGTCGTCTACACCCAGGCCGGTGCGGTCGTGGCATCGAACGACGACGACGCCCAGGGCCTCGACAGCCAGCTCTCGGTGCCGGCCGAGAACGACGTCACCTACTCCGTGCTCATCGCCTCGTCCGGGAACCTGCCGGCCGATCCGCTGGACCCGGCCAGCGGCGACGGCGCCGTGACCACGGGTGACTACGACGTGACCATCACGGCGGCCGTCACCGACACCGACGTGTACGCCGTGCCGTTGCGGGCGGGTGACGTGCTGGGCGCCTCGGTGAGCGGCTCGGCGGGCTGGATCTCGGTCTACGACACGCTTCCCCAGCTCGTGCAGGGCTCGGGCCAGGACACGGGCGAGCTGCATCCGGACGACTCGCCCCTGCCCTCCGGTGGCAATGCCTCGGCCGAGCACGTCGCGACCACGACCGGATGGCACTACGTGGCCGTCACCCGGGGCAGCGGGGATTACGACCTCCAGGTGGAAGCCTACCGCCCCGAGCTGGAGAACTCCCCGCCGACGCAGACGCTGTTCCTCGATTTCGACGGCGCCGAGGTGAACACCGCGGCGGTGTGGGGTGACCTGGGTGCGGGCGACGGGTTCGAGAAGGCCCAGCTGTCACCGTTCTCCTCGTTCCTGGGTGGGTGGGGCCTGACGGCCGACGACGAGCCCGCGCTCATCGACGCGATCACCGCGAGCGCCACCGAGAACCTGGAGCACGACCTGGCCGCCAGCGGCCTGAACCGGAACTTCCGGCTGAAGATCGTGAACAGCAAGGACAGCCCGGACCTGTGGGGTGGCAAGAACGTCTCGCGGGTGATCGTGGGCGGTACCCAGGCCGAGGCGGGTCTGGCCACGATCGGGATCGCACAGAGCATCGATCCGGGGAACTTCGCCACGCAGGAGACGGCCCTGGTCATGCAGGACCGGTACAGCGCCCCGGCCGGCCCGGCCGCCTCGCTGAACACGTACCTGACGGCCGACAGCGACAAGATCGCGTTCCTCGGGCAGGCCATCGGGAACGTGGTGGCGCACGAGGCGGGGCACTTCTTCGGTAACCGGCACACCGACAACTCCGACGACCGGCCGAACATCGAGGACTCCGGCGGCGCGCACTACGACACCAAGTTCGGTGTCGGCCCGGACGGGGTCGGCGGCACGGCCGACGACACCGACCTGGACTTCGGTCCGGACGCCTACGCCCCGAGTGAGGGTTTCACCGGCACCCAGAACACGCTGGGGCGGATCGTCTTCGCGCTCACCCGCTGA
- a CDS encoding urea carboxylase-associated family protein produces the protein MSTTATTEWSAPGRTVLPPKGRLALKLRAGQRVSVVDLEGQQVMDFIASMVEDPNERLSAMFTRVSMGKWDLQEGYTIYSDRCRPMFKVVKDDVGIHNMTGGYCSKYSNSIRYGVEETWGCLDNLIGDWQEFGLDPTAINPDQCISLFMRILHHDDGRMEITEPTSRPGDTIVLEALADMYVGFSNCPEEHNPCNAFHVTPMAVVVE, from the coding sequence ATGAGCACGACCGCGACCACCGAGTGGTCTGCCCCCGGCCGCACGGTGCTGCCGCCCAAGGGCCGTCTGGCCCTGAAACTGCGCGCCGGGCAGCGGGTCAGCGTGGTGGACCTGGAAGGCCAGCAGGTGATGGACTTCATCGCCTCGATGGTCGAGGACCCGAACGAACGCCTGTCGGCGATGTTCACCCGGGTCAGCATGGGCAAGTGGGACCTCCAGGAGGGGTACACGATCTACTCCGACCGCTGCCGCCCGATGTTCAAGGTGGTCAAGGACGATGTCGGCATCCACAACATGACCGGTGGCTACTGCTCGAAGTACTCCAACTCGATCCGCTACGGCGTGGAGGAGACCTGGGGGTGCCTGGACAACCTCATCGGTGACTGGCAGGAGTTCGGCCTGGATCCCACCGCGATCAACCCGGACCAGTGCATCTCGCTGTTCATGCGGATCCTGCACCACGACGACGGCCGGATGGAGATCACCGAGCCGACCTCGAGGCCCGGGGACACGATCGTGCTCGAGGCACTGGCCGACATGTACGTCGGGTTCTCGAACTGCCCCGAGGAACACAATCCCTGCAACGCCTTCCACGTGACGCCGATGGCAGTCGTCGTGGAGTGA
- a CDS encoding hydantoinase B/oxoprolinase family protein, with the protein MTTWDAATLQIVWQRLISVADEMAAVLLRTAFSSVVRESNDLACAVLTADGELLVEYGRSVPVFTGTVAGTVSAMVEQFGVENLRPGDVIATNDPWFGNTHLPDLTAATPVFREGRIVAYVASICHLSDIGGTSEGAFAQDIYEEGFCLPPVKLVEQGRPNQLVRSILARNVRVPGQVLGDVDALIAANSLGERRIQAMLDGDASLDLDEAARHICAATETAVRRSIGAIPDGTYTAEIDLDGFEEPKTIRVAVEVTGSELVVDYEGTSSQSRYGINSASPTHGYTRYGLACLLAPDVPNNAGALRPVTIRVPKGSLLNPTHTAAVSANFPAHAIPSVLSRALLGPLPEQVSAAAGTPFWVVGIRGEKDSGPFASLLCFNGGQGASKGRDGYATLSTPSNVSNTPVEVVEATAPVLVESKRIVRGSGGTGQWRGGEGQEVVLVSRHSDPLDVIFLTERIQHPAPGLAGGDAGAPGTLRVDDVDVDEPKGRVALAPGSRILLRTPGGGGYGPVR; encoded by the coding sequence ATGACCACCTGGGATGCCGCCACCCTGCAGATCGTCTGGCAGCGACTGATCTCCGTGGCCGACGAGATGGCCGCCGTGCTGCTGCGCACGGCCTTCAGCTCGGTCGTGCGCGAGTCCAACGACCTGGCCTGCGCCGTGCTCACCGCCGACGGTGAGCTACTGGTCGAGTACGGCCGATCCGTACCGGTTTTCACCGGGACCGTGGCCGGGACCGTCAGTGCCATGGTCGAGCAGTTCGGCGTCGAGAACCTGCGCCCCGGCGACGTGATCGCCACGAACGACCCCTGGTTCGGCAACACCCACCTGCCCGACCTGACCGCGGCCACGCCGGTGTTCCGGGAGGGGCGGATCGTGGCCTACGTCGCCAGCATCTGCCACCTGTCCGACATCGGCGGGACGTCCGAGGGTGCCTTCGCCCAGGACATCTACGAGGAGGGCTTCTGCCTGCCGCCGGTCAAGCTCGTCGAGCAGGGCCGGCCGAACCAGCTCGTCCGCTCGATCCTGGCCCGCAACGTCCGGGTGCCCGGGCAGGTGCTCGGTGACGTCGACGCCCTGATCGCGGCGAACTCCCTGGGCGAGCGCCGGATCCAGGCCATGCTCGACGGGGACGCCTCGCTCGACCTGGACGAGGCGGCCCGGCACATCTGCGCGGCCACCGAGACGGCCGTGCGCCGCTCGATCGGGGCGATCCCGGACGGCACCTACACGGCCGAGATCGACCTGGACGGTTTCGAGGAGCCGAAGACGATCCGGGTGGCCGTCGAGGTCACCGGCAGCGAGTTGGTCGTCGACTACGAGGGGACGTCGTCGCAGAGCCGGTACGGCATCAACTCGGCCTCGCCCACCCATGGTTACACCCGCTACGGCCTGGCCTGCCTGCTCGCTCCAGACGTCCCCAACAACGCCGGGGCCCTGCGCCCGGTGACGATCCGGGTGCCCAAGGGGTCCCTGCTCAACCCGACCCACACCGCGGCCGTGTCGGCGAACTTCCCGGCCCACGCGATCCCGTCCGTGCTCTCCCGGGCCCTGCTCGGCCCACTGCCCGAACAGGTCTCGGCCGCAGCCGGAACGCCGTTCTGGGTGGTCGGTATCCGGGGTGAGAAGGACAGCGGCCCGTTCGCGTCCCTGCTGTGCTTCAACGGGGGCCAGGGCGCCTCGAAGGGCCGTGACGGCTACGCCACGCTCTCCACACCGTCGAACGTCTCGAACACCCCGGTCGAGGTGGTCGAGGCGACCGCCCCGGTCCTCGTCGAGAGCAAGCGGATCGTGCGGGGCTCGGGCGGGACCGGGCAGTGGCGCGGAGGGGAGGGGCAGGAGGTCGTCCTGGTCTCCCGGCACTCAGATCCGCTCGACGTCATCTTCCTGACCGAGCGCATCCAGCATCCGGCGCCCGGCCTGGCCGGCGGTGATGCGGGCGCCCCCGGCACCCTGCGGGTCGACGACGTCGATGTGGACGAACCCAAGGGCCGCGTCGCGCTGGCACCCGGCTCTCGCATCCTGCTGCGCACCCCCGGTGGCGGCGGCTACGGCCCCGTCCGATGA
- a CDS encoding hydantoinase/oxoprolinase family protein: protein MRVSFDIGGTFTDLVLLDEVTGRAWLGKCLTTYDDFSRAITEGVASVLAAAGVGPADVDGSVVGATTLVTNALIERRGARTALITTAGFGDTLEIGREWRYDLYDPGLVLPEPLVPVELRFEVTERLLADGTVLTALAEDEVHEIAGRMRGSGVESVAVCLINSYADARHEERIGEILAEALPGVPVTLSSRLAPVIREYERTVTALANAYVRPVAGEHFADIERALVTSGTDRPLKLMQSNGGVASVPTAREHPLRLLESGPAAGALGAAAIGRQLGLDQLLAFDMGGTTAKVCIIENHEPTVHHGFEVGRVHRLKAGSGLPVSMPVVDMLEIGAGGGSIAALDDLGLLKVGPHSAGSRPGPAGYGLGGDRPTVTDADIVLGYLDPDYFLGGRMSLDVEASARAMTEKLGSAFGGDPVAAAAGVARVVDEHMALAIQVHATERGYDPRGFTMLAFGGAAPVHAARVARILGLRRVVVPSAAGVLSATGLLIAPPMAEMSRTRLTELADFTDGTPAGIFGALVDEAAAELGEAPERVERYVDMRFVGQGFEIEVHVGENDGPDEYLAAFGEEYLRIYGVRPEYTRAEVVNWRVRAFAAFTRPQLARTVPTSTSTTAAQRTREVWFPETGLTQAPVLRLLELPAGFRLVGPAVLQLPESTAVIGPGDLAELDEHGNLHISIDLPVVGEASAKTEVTA from the coding sequence ATGCGAGTGAGCTTCGATATTGGCGGCACCTTCACCGACCTGGTGCTGCTGGACGAGGTGACCGGCCGCGCCTGGCTGGGCAAGTGCCTGACCACGTACGACGACTTCAGCCGGGCCATCACCGAGGGTGTGGCCAGCGTGCTGGCCGCCGCCGGCGTGGGCCCGGCCGACGTCGACGGCTCCGTCGTCGGCGCGACCACCCTGGTGACGAACGCGCTGATCGAGCGGCGTGGCGCCCGCACCGCCCTGATCACCACGGCCGGGTTCGGCGACACCCTGGAGATCGGCCGGGAGTGGCGCTACGACCTGTACGACCCGGGTCTGGTGCTGCCCGAGCCGCTGGTGCCGGTCGAGCTGCGCTTCGAGGTGACCGAGCGGCTGCTGGCCGACGGCACCGTGCTGACGGCCCTGGCCGAGGACGAGGTTCACGAGATCGCAGGCCGGATGCGCGGTTCCGGCGTCGAGTCGGTGGCCGTCTGCCTGATCAACTCGTACGCCGACGCCCGGCACGAGGAGCGGATCGGCGAGATCCTGGCCGAGGCGCTGCCCGGGGTGCCGGTGACGCTGTCGTCGCGGCTGGCGCCGGTGATCCGCGAGTACGAGCGCACCGTCACGGCCCTGGCCAACGCCTACGTGCGGCCGGTGGCCGGTGAGCACTTCGCCGACATCGAGCGGGCCCTGGTCACCAGCGGCACCGACCGGCCGCTGAAGCTGATGCAGTCCAACGGCGGCGTGGCGTCCGTGCCCACCGCCCGCGAGCACCCGCTGCGTCTTCTCGAGTCCGGCCCGGCGGCGGGGGCCCTGGGTGCGGCCGCGATCGGCCGTCAGCTCGGTCTGGACCAGCTCCTGGCGTTCGACATGGGCGGCACCACGGCGAAGGTCTGTATCATCGAGAACCACGAGCCGACGGTGCATCACGGGTTCGAGGTCGGGCGCGTGCACCGGCTCAAGGCGGGCAGCGGCCTGCCGGTCTCGATGCCGGTCGTGGACATGCTCGAGATCGGCGCGGGCGGAGGCTCGATCGCCGCGCTCGACGACCTCGGTCTGCTGAAGGTCGGCCCGCACTCGGCCGGATCCCGGCCCGGACCGGCCGGTTACGGCCTCGGTGGCGACCGCCCCACGGTGACCGACGCCGACATCGTGCTCGGCTACCTCGACCCCGACTACTTCCTCGGCGGCCGGATGAGCCTCGACGTCGAGGCCTCGGCCCGGGCGATGACCGAGAAGCTGGGCAGCGCGTTCGGTGGGGACCCGGTCGCCGCCGCGGCCGGCGTGGCCCGGGTGGTTGACGAGCACATGGCCCTGGCGATCCAGGTGCACGCGACCGAGCGTGGCTACGATCCAAGGGGTTTCACCATGCTGGCCTTCGGTGGCGCCGCGCCCGTGCACGCCGCGCGGGTCGCCCGCATCCTCGGCCTGCGCCGGGTCGTGGTGCCCAGCGCGGCCGGGGTGCTGTCAGCCACCGGCTTGCTGATCGCGCCGCCGATGGCCGAGATGTCCCGGACCCGCCTGACCGAGCTGGCCGACTTCACCGACGGTACGCCCGCCGGCATCTTCGGTGCGCTCGTCGACGAGGCCGCCGCCGAACTCGGGGAGGCACCCGAGCGGGTCGAGCGGTACGTCGACATGCGTTTCGTCGGGCAGGGGTTCGAGATCGAGGTGCACGTCGGGGAGAACGACGGGCCGGACGAGTACCTGGCCGCCTTCGGCGAGGAGTACCTGCGCATCTACGGCGTGCGGCCCGAGTACACCCGGGCCGAGGTCGTCAACTGGCGTGTGCGCGCGTTCGCCGCGTTCACGCGTCCTCAATTGGCCCGGACCGTACCGACGTCCACATCGACGACGGCCGCGCAGCGCACGCGCGAGGTGTGGTTCCCCGAGACCGGTCTCACCCAGGCACCGGTGCTGCGCCTGCTGGAGCTGCCGGCCGGGTTCCGCCTGGTCGGCCCGGCCGTGCTGCAGCTGCCCGAGTCCACCGCGGTGATCGGCCCGGGTGACCTGGCCGAGCTCGACGAGCACGGCAACCTGCACATCAGCATCGACCTGCCCGTCGTGGGCGAGGCGTCGGCGAAGACGGAGGTCACGGCGTGA
- a CDS encoding winged helix-turn-helix domain-containing protein, protein MPALSESALLRALTPRDLAAMTPAVLCAEAGSAAAGIHANVGRGGWPAVRTDDATRAAHTASVRGARLVLVGGSGFGWVAQAVRKIRTAGSFPIAVVATELSDAEAVGLLDSGATVVIEPRAGARELVARLGALGRGAGEEDGQVRWLQAEQMRVDLTARRCLLGPDRIDLSTMEFDLLAFLMSRAQQVVPLAEILQQVWRWHQGDGANTLRLHIGRIRRKLGDTATSPRWIRSVRGIGYEFLPAVAELGEDRSEERLRQSIAVLNAQADALDALVTTIGAAPDVPAIAETVVQWAVARGFADAATIFRMHVGETGESRAVLVASAGMSARWRQSIATGHPIGEGFLGAQVYSSGEVVQLSDMSRLVKRFPVTARMSAAEDLHSCVLLPLQAQGRIWGDLAFVGRTVRAFNPSRTAYLRTVAGVVALGLSARLAHEKEGPRG, encoded by the coding sequence GTGCCCGCCCTCTCCGAGTCCGCGCTGCTGCGCGCCCTGACGCCGCGAGACCTGGCCGCCATGACCCCGGCCGTGTTGTGCGCCGAGGCCGGCTCGGCCGCCGCGGGTATCCACGCCAACGTCGGGCGTGGTGGCTGGCCGGCCGTCCGTACCGACGATGCGACCCGGGCGGCTCACACTGCCTCGGTGCGCGGCGCCCGCCTGGTGCTCGTCGGTGGCAGCGGGTTCGGCTGGGTGGCCCAGGCGGTGCGCAAGATCCGGACGGCCGGCTCGTTCCCGATCGCGGTCGTGGCCACCGAGCTGAGCGACGCCGAGGCGGTGGGCCTGCTCGACAGCGGCGCCACGGTCGTCATCGAGCCGCGGGCCGGCGCCCGGGAACTCGTCGCCCGGCTCGGGGCCCTGGGCCGCGGCGCGGGCGAGGAGGACGGGCAGGTGCGCTGGCTGCAGGCCGAGCAGATGCGGGTCGACCTCACCGCCCGGCGCTGCCTTCTCGGCCCGGACCGGATCGACCTGTCCACGATGGAGTTCGACCTGCTCGCGTTCCTGATGAGCCGGGCCCAGCAGGTGGTGCCGCTGGCCGAGATCCTCCAGCAGGTCTGGCGCTGGCATCAGGGTGACGGGGCGAACACGCTGCGTCTGCACATCGGCCGGATCCGGCGCAAACTCGGCGACACGGCGACCAGCCCGCGCTGGATCCGCTCGGTCCGCGGCATCGGGTACGAATTCCTTCCCGCAGTGGCCGAACTCGGCGAGGACCGCAGCGAGGAACGGCTGCGGCAGTCCATCGCCGTGCTCAACGCCCAGGCCGATGCGCTGGACGCGCTGGTCACCACGATCGGTGCGGCCCCGGACGTCCCGGCGATCGCCGAGACCGTGGTGCAGTGGGCGGTCGCCCGGGGATTCGCGGACGCCGCCACCATCTTCCGGATGCACGTCGGCGAGACGGGGGAGTCGCGAGCGGTTCTCGTCGCCTCGGCCGGAATGTCCGCGCGCTGGCGGCAGTCCATCGCGACCGGGCATCCGATCGGCGAGGGATTCCTCGGTGCCCAGGTCTACTCCAGCGGCGAGGTGGTCCAGCTGAGCGACATGAGCCGCCTGGTCAAGCGATTCCCGGTGACTGCCCGGATGTCCGCGGCCGAGGACCTGCACTCCTGCGTCCTGCTTCCGCTGCAGGCCCAGGGTCGGATCTGGGGAGACCTGGCGTTCGTCGGGCGCACCGTCCGGGCCTTCAACCCCTCCCGTACGGCCTATCTGCGGACGGTCGCCGGCGTCGTCGCCCTCGGCCTGTCGGCCCGGCTGGCTCACGAGAAGGAGGGTCCGCGTGGATAA
- a CDS encoding amino acid ABC transporter ATP-binding protein → MDPSQPLVQIRGLRKRFGHHEVLHGIDLDVTAGEVLCLIGASGSGKSTLLRCVNHLERPDAGRVTVGGELIGLTERGGRLHELPPKRLQAQRANIGMVFQHFNLFPHLTVLENVIAAPMRVRGYTRDAAVATAHDLLSRVGLEHKADAYPRTLSGGQQQRVAIARGLAMRPQLMLFDEPTSALDPELVGEVLDVMRSLAAEGMTMIVVTHEMGFAREVARTVAFMADGKIVEQGPPAEVLGSPGHERTRSFLSKVL, encoded by the coding sequence GTGGATCCGTCGCAACCCCTAGTCCAGATTCGCGGTCTCCGCAAGCGTTTCGGCCACCACGAGGTGCTGCACGGCATCGATCTGGATGTGACGGCCGGCGAGGTGCTGTGTCTGATCGGCGCGTCCGGCAGCGGGAAGTCCACGCTGTTGCGGTGTGTGAACCATCTCGAGCGCCCGGACGCGGGCCGGGTCACCGTGGGCGGTGAGCTGATCGGCCTGACCGAGCGCGGCGGGCGCCTGCACGAACTGCCGCCGAAACGGCTCCAGGCACAGCGCGCCAACATCGGTATGGTCTTCCAGCACTTCAATCTCTTTCCGCACCTCACGGTGCTCGAGAACGTGATCGCGGCTCCGATGCGGGTGCGCGGCTACACGCGCGACGCGGCCGTGGCCACTGCCCACGACCTGCTCAGCCGGGTCGGCCTGGAGCACAAGGCGGACGCCTACCCGCGCACGCTCTCGGGCGGTCAGCAGCAGCGCGTCGCGATCGCCCGCGGCCTGGCCATGCGCCCGCAGCTGATGCTGTTCGACGAGCCGACCTCCGCGCTCGACCCCGAACTGGTGGGCGAGGTGCTCGACGTGATGCGGTCGCTGGCGGCCGAGGGCATGACCATGATCGTGGTCACCCACGAAATGGGCTTCGCCCGGGAGGTCGCGCGCACGGTCGCGTTCATGGCCGACGGCAAGATCGTCGAGCAGGGGCCGCCGGCCGAGGTTCTGGGGAGCCCCGGTCACGAGCGCACTCGTTCGTTCCTGTCCAAGGTGCTCTGA